From the genome of Sediminibacter sp. Hel_I_10:
GAAATGCCAAACTTACATATATTTTTTATGATTAAATTATAATTGAATCTATTTGTAACGATGATCTTTTTTTGAGAAAGTGATACCTGAAAGCGTTATAAAATAAACCGAGAACTAAAACCGTTAACTCCTTTATGAAAACGTCCCTCAACTTTATATTAGTATTAGTTGCTACAACATTTATTAGTTTTTTAACACCTGCCGAAGCTTTTCAGAAATCGAAAGACAAGTTTGTGGTCGTTCTTGATGCTGGTCACGGCGGCCATGACTCGGGAAACCTTGGAAGTGGTTACAGAGAAAAAGAAATTGCACTTAAAATTGTGCTAGCCGTAGGTAATGCCCTCAAAGAAAATAAAGGGATTCAAGTCATTTACACTAGAGATTCAGACAAATTCGTGACTTTAAGAGGTAGAGCAAAAATAGCGAATGACGCTGATGCCGATCTTTTTGTTTCTGTGCACTGTAATGCCCATAATTCTGCTGCCAATGGTACTGAAACTTTTGTACTGGGTTTGCATGCCAACCAACGTAACTTTGAAATAGCTAAAAAAGAAAACGAGGTAATTTTCTTAGAGTCTGATTATGAAAAGCATTATGAAGGCTTTGATCCAAAGTCTCCAGAATCGTTAATTGGTCTTACCTTAATTCAAGAGGAATATCTAGATCAAAGTATTAGACTGGCACGATCTATTGAAGATAGCTTTCAAAATAGACATAAAAGAAAAAGTAGAGGTGTAAAACAAGCCGGTTTTTGGGTGCTTCACAACACGTATATGCCAAGCGTTTTGGTAGAGACAGGTTTTTTAACCTATGATAAGGAAGGCGCTTTTCTGAATTCGCTTAGCGGACAAGCAAAAATGGCAGAATCTATTACAGATGCGATTTTAGCTTATAAAAAGCAGTTGGATATGAATATTGGTGAAGGGATTTATCAAGAAAACGCCAACCAAGTGGAAGCTGCGCTTGAAGAGCAACCGCAAGTATTTAATGACATCATGTTTAAGGTTCAGATAGCGGCAAGTTCTAAGGAGTTAGACCCTAAACCCTATAACTTTAATGGTTTAGATGCTATCTCTAGAGAAAAGATAGGATCGCTTTATAAATATTATTTTGGTCAAACTTC
Proteins encoded in this window:
- a CDS encoding N-acetylmuramoyl-L-alanine amidase; translated protein: MKTSLNFILVLVATTFISFLTPAEAFQKSKDKFVVVLDAGHGGHDSGNLGSGYREKEIALKIVLAVGNALKENKGIQVIYTRDSDKFVTLRGRAKIANDADADLFVSVHCNAHNSAANGTETFVLGLHANQRNFEIAKKENEVIFLESDYEKHYEGFDPKSPESLIGLTLIQEEYLDQSIRLARSIEDSFQNRHKRKSRGVKQAGFWVLHNTYMPSVLVETGFLTYDKEGAFLNSLSGQAKMAESITDAILAYKKQLDMNIGEGIYQENANQVEAALEEQPQVFNDIMFKVQIAASSKELDPKPYNFNGLDAISREKIGSLYKYYFGQTSDYTEVKRLELQAKLKGYKSAFIVATKDGELIDLSEALKSASN